From Falco naumanni isolate bFalNau1 chromosome 4, bFalNau1.pat, whole genome shotgun sequence:
GGAGTGTAGAGACATTTTTGGATTCCCAGGCTAAGTTGTGTGCTAGTCTCAGAGCCTGACCAACACAAACCTTAGGATTTCATGCAGTAATTGCTTCAGCAGACACTAAAGCAGGGGAAATCCTGTACAACTCCCTCACCTATGATAATCACATTAATTTACCTTGAATTTTGTCTGATAATTTAGAATCTCAGTGctcatttgaaattttattgcAGACAGCTCTTCTTGGCTGGTCTCTTGGAAACTCTGTGCCTGTTTCTTTACTGTCTCCAGCTGCAATTGCAGAtttgggacagcagcagcacatatTTGAGCCTCGTCTAATTTCTCTTGCAGGCTCTTGTTCTCCTGTCTGAGATTAGAGGTGTCGAGCTTCAGCTTCTCCTgttgctctgctgcctgttctTGCAGTTCTTTGAGCCTTTCTGTGGCCTGGGCTAAGCGCTCTTCTGCATCCACCTTTTCAGAGGTCAAGGCACAAATCTGAATGCCAAGTTCAGCCATGTCTGTGTTGGTCCTGTGGAGgagatctttgttttcttcGTTTTCCATTCTAGCAGCTTCCAAGTACTGCTTAACCTTGAACAGCTCTTCCTTCAGGttcagcaaattattttccatctcaGCTTTTTGATGGGCTGCTGTCTCCTGCTCTTTTTTCAGcgcttcttctctttctttacaTTGCACCAATTCTTGCACATGGTTTCTATTGAGTGACTCAAtttgctctgccagctgctggacGAGTGCCTTTTGCTCTCCCAAGACAGTCTCTGTGATTGACAGCTCACCTCTCATCTGCTCGCTCTCATTAGCGGTCTGTTGAAGCTTGACTTGCAGGTTGAGGACTTCTGCTTGCAGCCTAGACACTTCACCTCGGTTGACCTCCAACTGCTCTTCAGTTATGGTCAGTCTGGAGGCCAGTTCTTTTGCATCCTTTTCCAGAGAAGCTGCCTGCTCTAGTTGGTGTTTTTCCACTGATTCCTTTTCTGACGTGAGGGATTCAATAAGCTTTGTCTGATGAAGGCATGTCTTTTCAACACTGAGCTTTTCTACCTCAAGagtctctgctttcttcctatGTCTTTCAGCTTCTGCTCTTAGCTGCTCACATTGGCTCTCCATGCCTTGCAGTTCTGCCTCCTTCTCTGTGAGCTGTGACTGGAGACACTCTTCGCTTTCCTTCAAGGCGCCTaagcttttttccatttgtaaacTACGCTGTTTGGCACTCTTAAGCTGTCCTTCAAGTGAGGCATAAGACTCCTTGGTGGTCTCCTCTTTTTGCTTTAGTTCTTCATAGTCTGAGTGCAGAGCCTCTAATCTCTCCTCCAGAATTTGGCTTTGCCTCCTGGCATTCTGCAAATCTTCATCCAGCTGTCTGTTCTCACCCCTGAgcttcttctctttttcatcaACTGACACCAGGGCATCATCTATCTCACTCTGAAGCTGTTTCTCTGAGGCTCTCAGCCTGGCTACCTCGGCTTCCAAGGAAGCTTTAGAAGCTTCCAAATTCTTCAGCTTCCCTTCCATCTTGTTCTTGGACTGCTGCAAATTTGCATTCTCTGCTTTCAGCTTCCTGCTCTCCTCATCCATTTCGCTCACTGCAGAGTTTTGCTGTTCTgtctgctcctccagctccttgaCTTTCTGGCTGAGATGCTCTTTCTCAGACAAGAGTTTCCGGTTTTGCTCCTCAAGGCTACGCACAGTCTGACTCACCTTTGTTAAGCGACCCTCCTGTATTTCAAGTTGCTCTGCTTGCGACTGGGATTCCTGCTTCAGTGCTCCTTCCCTCCTACCATACTCCTCCtcaagtttctctttttctttccttgcttcctcaagatttttttccagtgaccCCACCTGAGCCAGCAACCCCATTACCTGGGTCTGGAGCTCAGCcatctcctttcctttcagGGTCAGGGCCTTCTGAAGTGCATCCATTTCCTTTGCCATGGTTTCCAGGCTCCCAAGCagcttttcactttcttctttggaGTCAGCAGTGAGGCAATTGTATCTGGATTCCAGTTCCTTCCGTGCCTcttctttcagctgcagctcctcccttgctgctttcagctgaGACACATGTTCATCACTGAGTCTTTGCAtatctgccttttccttttctgtctcctgaaGCTTCTCTAGCAGAGCCCTTATCTCTAGGGCAGAGTCACAGTGAGCTGTTGCTTGCTGTCCCTTTTCCTCCAAGGCAGCATCAAATTTTGAAAGGAGGTTGAGTTTCTTCTGTTCTATGGCACTCAACTTGGCTCTGAGCTCATCGATGCAAAGATCCTTCATAGCAACCAAAGCCCTAGAGGCC
This genomic window contains:
- the FYCO1 gene encoding FYVE and coiled-coil domain-containing protein 1 isoform X2, with translation MAATSGESQLQRIIRDLQDAVIELSKEFKEGGEPITDDSVNLQKFSYKLEYLLQFDQKEKNTLLGNRKDYWDYFCDCLAKVKGANDGIRFVKSITELRTSLGKGRAFLRYSLVHQRLADTLQQCFMNTKVTSDWYYARSPFLNSKMSSDIVGQLYELTDVQFDLASRGYDLDAAWPAFARRTLSSLGSSAYLWKPPSRSSSMSSLVSNYLQAQEFPSSPDANSSLNVEHLEGFEEMRVELDQAELRQRELQDRIHQLEMENQELQAAVRLQKEQVQVEKEKSNNYSEENSRLTKMITELQKQCEVSHSTQSTVHDLQKCLQSLELNAVEQQKEYSTKLEQLVTSKENCASKLEVLNQELVASRALVAMKDLCIDELRAKLSAIEQKKLNLLSKFDAALEEKGQQATAHCDSALEIRALLEKLQETEKEKADMQRLSDEHVSQLKAAREELQLKEEARKELESRYNCLTADSKEESEKLLGSLETMAKEMDALQKALTLKGKEMAELQTQVMGLLAQVGSLEKNLEEARKEKEKLEEEYGRREGALKQESQSQAEQLEIQEGRLTKVSQTVRSLEEQNRKLLSEKEHLSQKVKELEEQTEQQNSAVSEMDEESRKLKAENANLQQSKNKMEGKLKNLEASKASLEAEVARLRASEKQLQSEIDDALVSVDEKEKKLRGENRQLDEDLQNARRQSQILEERLEALHSDYEELKQKEETTKESYASLEGQLKSAKQRSLQMEKSLGALKESEECLQSQLTEKEAELQGMESQCEQLRAEAERHRKKAETLEVEKLSVEKTCLHQTKLIESLTSEKESVEKHQLEQAASLEKDAKELASRLTITEEQLEVNRGEVSRLQAEVLNLQVKLQQTANESEQMRGELSITETVLGEQKALVQQLAEQIESLNRNHVQELVQCKEREEALKKEQETAAHQKAEMENNLLNLKEELFKVKQYLEAARMENEENKDLLHRTNTDMAELGIQICALTSEKVDAEERLAQATERLKELQEQAAEQQEKLKLDTSNLRQENKSLQEKLDEAQICAAAVPNLQLQLETVKKQAQSFQETSQEELSAIKFQMSTEILNYQTKFKAVSEECGKVREQLEEQKRQQHAAEEEIAELQAANTSLSRKLDEAREQLSESESARLQKEEEVTSLRELLERIQKEADEAKEKVLDYSEKLSKVAADKNSSDQKLFAELDDLTRTKQFLEERLIELIRDKDALWQKSDALEFQQKLSAEQRWQGDTEVNHCLDCQREFSWMVRRHHCRMCGRIFCYYCCNNYMVTKPGGKKERCCRACFNKPRVIVDSTDDSGSSANQEGSPASLESPVSPSERAFVASEASKPPDDAAFDIITDEELCRVQESDSLHNESQMEGESLDQSMTDLVQLNVS